CAGTTCGAGGAGGACTACCCGGACGCGACGACGATCCTGCTGGAGCAGAACTACCGCTCCACGCAGACGATCCTCAGCGCGGCCAACGCGGTCATCGAGCGCAACGAGTCCCGCCGCCCCAAGAACCTGTGGACCAACGCGGGCACGGGTGCGCAGATCACCGGCTACGTCGCCGACACCGAGCACGACGAGGCGCAGTTCGTCGCCGACGAGATAGACCGCCTCACGGACGCGGGCGAGGCCAAGGCCGGCGACGTCGCCGTGTTCTACCGCACCAACGCCCAGTCCCGTGTCTTCGAAGAGGTCTTCATCCGCGTCGGCCTGCCCTACAAGGTCGTCGGCGGCGTCCGCTTCTACGAGCGCAAGGAGGTCCGGGACGTCCTGGCCTACCTGCGCGTCCTGGCCAATCCGGAGGACTCGGTGCCGCTGCGCCGGATCCTCAACGTCCCCAAGCGGGGCATCGGCGACCGCGCCGAGGCGATGATCGACGCCCTCGCCCAGCGGGAGAAGATCAGCTTCCCGCAGGCGCTCAAGCGCGTCGACGAGGCGTACGGCATGGCCGCGCGCTCCACCAACGCCGTCAAGCGGTTCAACACGCTGATGGAGGACCTCCGGACCATCGTCGAGTCCGGCGCCGGACCGGCCACGGTGCTGGAGGCCGTCCTCGAGCGCACCGGCTACCTCGCCGAGCTGCAGGCCTCCACCGACCCCCAGGACGAGACCAGGATCGAGAACCTCCAGGAACTCGCCGCCGTCGCCATGGAGTTCGAGCAGGAGCGCGGCGCGGAGGCGGAAACCCCGGGGGCCACCGCCACGGGGGGCACCCTGGCCGACTTCCTCGAGCAGGTCGCGCTGGTCGCCGACTCCGACCAGATCCCCGACGAGGAGGACGGCGACGGCGTCATCACGCTGATGACCCTGCACACCGCCAAGGGTCTGGAGTTCCCGGTCGTCTTCCTCACCGGCATGGAGGACGGCGTCTTCCCGCACATGCGCGCCCTCGGCCAGACCAAGGAGCTGGAGGAGGAGCGGCGCCTGGCCTACGTCGGCATCACGCGCGCCCGGGAGCGGCTGTATCTGACGCGGTCCACGCTGCGCAGCGCCTGGGGCCAGCCGTCGTACAACCCGCCCTCCCGGTTCCTGGAGGAGATCCCCGCCGCCCACGTGGAGTGGAAGCGGACGGGAGCGACCGCTCCCGCCTCCTCCGGGCCGGTCTCGGCGGTGGCGTCCTCGCTGTCCTCGTCCCGCTCGCGGTCGTCGGCCTCGGGCGCGTCCGGGTTCGCCACGCGCCGCGCCGCCGAGAAGCCGGTGGTGTCGCTGGCCGTGGGGGACCGGGTCACCCACGACCAGTTCGGGCTCGGGACCGTCGTCGCGGTCAAGGGCACGGGCGCGAACGCCGAGGCCACGATCGACTTCGGCGACACGAAGCCGAAGCGGCTGCTGCTGCGGTACGCGCCGGTGGAGAAGCTGTAGCGCCGTGAAGTGACCTGGTGGGCCCCCGTCTGCTCAACCGGCGGGGGCTGCCGGGACGTTACGTCGGGTTGATGCCGTGGCTGCGCAGCCACGGCAGCGGGTCGATCGGCGAGCCACCGGCCGGGCGCACCTCGAAGTGCAGGTGCGGGCCGGTCGAGTTGCCGGAGTTCCCGGAGCGCGCGATCGGATCGCCGGCCTTGACGGTCGTACCGGAGGGCACCGTGTACGTGGAGAGGTGGCAGTACCACGTCTCCGTGCCGTCCTTGGCGGTCACGATCATCATGTTGCCGTAGGCGCTGTTCCACTGCGTGCGCACGGTGCCGTCGGTCGCGGCCATCACGGTCGTGCCGTACGACACGGGGAAGTCGATGCCCGTGTGCAGGGACATCCAGTTGATGCCGGACTGGCCGTAGTAGGCGCTGAGTCCGTGCTGCGCGACCGGCAGGGCGAACTTCGGCCGCAGCCGCTCCTTGCGGGCCGCCTCCTCCGCCGCCCGCTTCCGCTCGGCCGCCTGCTGGGCCTTGAGGTCGATGCGCTCCTGCGTCCGGCTGGCCCGGTCGGCGAAGTCGTCGGCGCCGGCGGCGAGGCTCTGCAGCTGCGTGTCCAGCTTGTTGTTGGCGGCGGCCGGTTTCACCGGCTGCGCGTCCGCCGCGGTCGTGTGCGCCTCGGCCGCGCCGTCGTCGGTGAGGCTGCCGACGGAGGCGGCGGCGATCCCGGCGACGCCCATCACGCACGCCGAGGGCACCGCGATGGTCAGCAGCGCCGAGCGCTTGGGAGGCGTACGGCGGCGGGAACGGGACCCGGCGCGCGAGGCGGCGCGTGAGCCCGGGGCCGGAGCGACCTCTTCCTGGCCGTCCAGGAGGGGGGTGACGGTGGGGAGTTCACCGGTGGCGGCCGGTTCACCGCCGTCCGCGGCGGGGTCGTGGTAGGCGGCCCCGGTGGACTCGTCGTAGGCGACCTGCTCGAACGTCGCGGTCTCGCGCTGGTCGAAGGGCTCGCCGTGGTGCTCGTACCCGTCGGGAGACTCGCCGTGGTGCTCGTACCCGTCGGAGGCCGGGGCGGCGGCCGCGCCGTCGGTGTTCCACTGCGTGGCGTCGTAGGCGCCGGTGTCGAAGGCCTGCGTGCCCCATTCCCACTGCTGGGTCTGGTCGGCGGGGTTGCCCGACTGGTCGGGCTGGAGCCAGGCGCCCGCGTCCCACTGTCCCGTGCTGTCGGGGGACGTGGCCTGCGGCGGGATGACCGACAGCGGCTGCTGCTCGGCCGTCCAGGAGGTCGTGTCGTAGACGCCGGTGTCGTAGGCGGCGTGGTGCTGGGCCGCGTAGGCGTCGTAGTGCGGGTTCTCGTGCCCGCCCGTGGGCCAGTGGCCGGTGTCGTACGTGCCCGTGTCCTGGCCGCTGCCCGGCATGTCGCCGAAGAGGGGGTCCGTGGCGAAGCTCGCGGTGGCGTGCCCGGTGGCGGGGAAACCGGAGCCGTCCGTACCGGGGTCAAAACCGGTGGCGCCGTAGTCGCCGTACGTGGTGAAGTCGCCGTACTGGGCTTCCTGGGTGCCGTACGACGCGTAGTGCGCCGAGGCGGCGTCGGAAGCCGGAGCCGGGGTCATGGTCCCCGACGGGTGACGGTCGTTCACCAACTTCTCTTTCGCCTCGACAACAGGGGCTGCCAGAGCAGTGCGGCGACTGTACCCGGCGGTACGCGGGCACGACAATCTTCGGCAGGTTTCACGCGCGCAGGAAACGGGCATTCGGCCGTGTTTTGGCGGACTGCGGACGCGAGTTTGGCTCTGTGTTCGAGGTTTGTTCGATGCTGGTGGGTGCTTCGATGCGGTGCGTCACCTGTATGACGAGTCTGTGAGCCGTGTGTGACGGTCGGGCGCCGACTGTCGCCCGACCGGGTGGTGGAAGCGGCGAGCGGACCCGGCCGGTGTCAGGCCACCGTGAGGCCGTCGGCGCGCCCGGCGGACGGTTCACCCGGGCGGGCCGTGTCGAGGACCTGCCGTATCCCGTTGGCGACGGCGGGGTGCACGGGCAGGGCGAGGTGGCCGATGCCGGTCACCCGCACGTTCTGCGCCGACAGATCGGGATGGTCGATGCGGGCCGTCTCCAGCGGATCCATCACGTGGTCCAGGTCGCTCCAGAAGCTGACGAAGTGCGTACGGCAGCCAGGGGCGGGCCGAGTGAGCTCCTCGAGCACCGGTGAGCCGGGGCGCATCTGGCGCACGATGGGGTGCGCGTCGGCCAGTGGCGCGACTCGGGTGCCGGAGTGCGGCGTGCCGAGTGTCACGAGCGTCCGGACGCGCGTGTCGCCGCCGAGCCGCTGCACGTAGTAACGCGCTATCAGACCGCCGAGGCTGTGCCCGACGACGTCGACCTGCCGGGCTCCGGTGCGCTCGCAGACCTCCTCTATGTGCCGGCCCAGCAGCGCGGCCGCGGCGCGTATGTCGCAGGTCAGCGGCGAGTAGTTGAGGGACTCGATCTGCTGCCTGCCGTGCTGGGCGAGGCTGCGGCGCAGCAGGACGAAAACCGAGCGGTTGTCGATGAAGCCGTGCAGCAGGACGACGGGGGGCTTGGCCTGGCTGGGCAGTTGGGCGGCGCCGTCCCCGGTGGGCAAGGGCGGGACGGGGGTTCGCCGCTCCTGGGTGATGCCGGAGGGGTACAGGAGGAGGTGCCCGGCCAGGATCGCGATCTCCAGGGCGGTGGCCTTCAGCAGGGCCATGGAGAGTCCCGCCAGCCGGCTCGGCAGCAGGCGCTGGCAGAGCGGAAGAAAGGGCAGAGCCGCCCTGGTGACCTTCATGGCCGACCTCCTGTCGGCACGCGGGAGGACGGCTCCGCCCCCCGTGTGCTCTCGTGGAAAGCTGCTGCGAAGACGGCCGGCGCTGACCGCGCGGGCGGCGTGAGCCGCGTGAGCTGCGAGGGCTGTGCGCGGCATGTGGCGTGGGTGACGCCGGTGGTGCGACGAGTTCCGTCGTCGGTGAGGTGACGGGGCTTCCCGCCGTGGTGCCGTGCCTGCCCTGCGTGCTGTGCGTGCGGTGCTGGTCCTGCGTGCCCTGTGTGCCTTCGCCGAAGTGCCGTACCGCCGCGGTGCGTGGTGGGTGGCGCGGCGGTACGGCGACCTCCTTGCGGCTCCCCTTGCGCTTGTCCCATCGTGTGATTTCCCCCTCGGTCCGTACTGCGAAACTGCCGGTTACGGGATCCTGGAGATAACGTTCGTTCACTTGCCCGGGTGGTTCGTGGCGGACCTGTGCGGTGTGTGCGGCATGTACGGCGTGTCCGATGTATGCGGTACTTGTCGGAACGGATGGATGTAGACGCTTCATGGAGGCAGTGATGGGTGTGGCAGCCGGTCCGATCCGCGTAGTGGTGGCCAAGCCGGGGCTCGACGGCCACGATCGCGGGGCCAAGGTGATCGCGCGGGCCCTGCGCGACGCCGGTATGGAGGTCATCTACACCGGGCTCCACCAGACCCCCGAGCAGATCGTCGACACCGCGATCCAGGAGGACGCCGACGCGATCGGGCTGTCCATCCTCTCCGGCGCGCACAACACGCTGTTCGCGGCGGTGATCGAGCTGCTCAAGGAGCGGGACGCGGAGGACATCCTGGTCTTCGGCGGCGGGATCATCCCCGAGGCGGACATCCCCCTGCTGAAGGAGAAGGGCGTCGCGGAGATCTTCACGCCGGGTGCGACGACGGCGTCGATCGTGGACTGGGTCCGGGCGAACGTACGCCGCCAGCCGGCCGAGGCGTAGGCCTCCGGCGGTCCGGCCGGAGTACTGCGGGGCGTTGCCCGTGGCGTTGCCTGTGGACGGGATGTCGGCTGGGGGCCGGGCGTTTCGTGTGGCCGGGACGTCGCCTGCGGGTGGGGCGTTGGCTGCTGGCGGGTGCAGGCCTGGCACCGCGGCCGGTGCCCGGCCTGGGATGAGACCGGACGCCGTCATGGCGCGCTCAGTTCCTCCGTCATCGCCGCGCGCAGACGCAGTGTCGTGACCAGGCGCTGGAAGGCCTCCGCCCAGTAGCCACCGGCTCCCGGGGACGCGTTCTCCGCCTCGTCCGGTACGGCCAGCAGGGCGTCGAGGCGGCCGGATTCGGACGGGTCGAGGCAGCGCTCGGCCAGGCCCATGACTCCGCTGAAACTCCATGGATAACTCCCCGCGTCCCGAGCGATGTTGAGCGCGTCCACGACCGCCCGGCCGAGCGGCGGGGCCCACGGCACCGCGCACACGCCGAGCAGCTGGAAGGCCTCGGACAGGCCGTGCGTCGCGATGAAGCCGGCCACCCACTCGGCCCGTTCGGCGGCGCCCAGCGTGCCGAGCAGCTTGGCGCGTTCGGCGAGGGAGACCGCACCCGGACCGCCCGCTTCCGGTGCCGAGGGTTCGCCGAGCAGCGCGCGTGCCCACGCGGCATCGCGCTGGCGCACCGCGGCCCGGCACCACGCCGCGTGCAGCTCGCCCCGCCAGTCGTCGGCCACCGGCAGCGCCACGATCTCCCCGGGGGTTCGCCCGCCCAGCCGCCGTGACCAGGTCCCGAGCGGTGCCGCCTCCACCAACTGGCCGAACCACCAGGACCGTTCGCCCCGGCCCGCGGGAGCCTTCGCCACGACGCCGTCGCGCTCCATGCCCGGATCGCACTCGTGCGGCGCCTCGACGACGATCGTCGGGGTGGGGGCATGCACTGTTCCCGGGGTTCCTCTGTCCTGCGCGGTACCGGTGGAGTGCGCGTGGTCGATGGCCACGCAGGCCGCCGCCCGGACCGCCATCCGCGCGGCGAGCGCCGAACCCGGCAGCGCCGACAGCAGTTCCGCCGCCGTCGCCCGGACGTTGCGGCTGCGGTCGGCCAGGGCCTGTTCCAGGAACGGCTCGTCGTCCGGCGTCAGGGCCGTGCGCAGGGAGTCGAGGAACATCAGGCGGTCCTCGGCCCGCTCCGTCGCCCAGGTCGTCTCCAGCAGGGCGCGCGCGGCGGCCGGTTCGCGGGAGCGCAGCGCGGACAGCAGGGCGACCCGTTCGGCGAACAGGCCCTCCTGCCAGAGCCGCTGCACCCTGTCGTCGTCCTCGAGGTGCGGCAGGGACGCTCCGCCGCCCGGTGTCGAGCGCAGGGCGAACCGCCAGTCCGGGTTCAGGCGCGCCAGCCACAGGGCCCGCGGTCCGGCGAACTCCAGCGCCGCGGGGCGCAGGTCCGTACGCCCCCGGGCCGCGTCCAGCAGCGCGGGGAGCAGTTGCGGAGGCGGCGCGAAACCACGGGCGTTCGCCGTCGCGAGCCACTGGGGCAGCAGTTCCATCACATCGGGCGCGGTGCCCCGGCGGCCGCCGCCGGACGCGCCGGGGCGGTCGGCCAGCAGCATCGCGAGTCTGCGGGCGGCCGCCTGCGGCAGGGGCGGACGCGGGTCCTCCGGGGCCGGCTGCGGACGTTCCGCCGCCCGCGCCGGACGCAGGCCGGCCCGCCGCCGTACCGTCTCCACGGCCGCCGCGTCCAGCAGGGCCGCCGGTGCGTCCGGGCCCGGTGCGGTGCCGGGCGGGGTGCGTCGGTCCGTGCCCAGCAGTGCCGTGGTGACGAGCCCCTCCCAGGCGCCCGTGACGGGCGCGTCCACAGGAGCGGAGGTCCTGGTCATGAGCTTCCTTTCCGCGGGGCGCCCGGAGGTGGTTGAAGGCTCACCCTTACCGGTTGTCCCGTGATGCCTGAAAGATGCGTGGTGTTGTGAGAAGGGCGGGGCCGCTCGGGCGGTCGGGTGCGCGCTGGGTCAGCACAGCGTTATCGCGTCGCCCGGGCCCTCGGGCCAGGCCGTCAGCGGCGTGAAGCCCTGGTGTCCGCATTCGCCGAAGACCCGGACCGGGGCGCCGCCCGACAGGGCGACGAGCCGCCACAGGCCCGGCCGGGAACGCGCGGCGGGAGTGAGCGGCAGCGCCGCGTCCTCGTCGGCGTCCGCCAGCTGCCAGGAGTCGCCGTCCGGGGTCGGGACGACCCGGTCCAGCGTCACCGGGACGGACTCCAGCCACGGGTCGTCGCGCAGGGCGTCGCCGTAACGGGCCGCCGCCTGCGACGTCGTCAGCCCCGGGGGACGTATCGCCGCCGGCGCGGGCGGCGCGAACTGCTCGCCCAGGGCCACCCGCGGCTGCCCGGCGCCCGGGTACGCGGACACCTCCGCCTCCAGGGACAGCCCCACCGGCAGCGCCAGCTCCGGGGCGCGGCCGGCGGCACCGTAGGAGAGGAGCAGCACGGTGCGGTGCGAGTCGGCGCCGTACAGCCAGATCCGGCGGGTCGTCAGGCGCGGGTCCGTCGTGTCGTACTGGGCGAGGACCAGCCAGCTGTCCCGCACCGGCGGGCCGTCCGCGGAGGCGGGCAGGCCGATGCGGGCGCGGACCGTGGCGGCCAGGCCGTCCGGCAGCCGCTCGCGGCGCAGCCAGCCCTGGCCGAGGAGGTGCAGCAGCGCGCACTCCTCCAGCAGCCGCACCGGCCAGCCCGGGCCGGTGGACGGGATGGCCCCCAACTCCCTTACGCGGGCGGCCAGGCCCTGTGCCTGGGCGTCGACCATGCGGGCCGCCGTCTCCTCCCAGAGGCCGTAGCCGGACTGCTCCGCCGACGCCAGGCCCCCGCGCAGCAGGTCCGTCAGGCGCTGCTCCAGCTCCACCGCGCCCGCCGTGACCCGCTCGGCACGGCGCTCGGCCCGGCGCCGTGCCGCGTCCGGATCAGCGGACGCCGAGGGCGTACCCGGGCCCTCCCCGGCCTTCTTCTCCTCCGCGCGTCTGCGCCGCCCCGCTGTCCACTGCGCGGCCCACTCCGGCGCCTCCGCCGTCGGCACCGCCCCGTCGCCGCCCGCCCAGAGCAGCAGCAGCCCCAGCGCGTGCTTGCACGGGAACTTGCGGCTGGGGCAACTGCACTTGTACGCGGGCCCGGAGGCGTCCGCGAGGTCCACGACCGTCTGATACGGCTTGCTTCCGCTGCCCTTGCACAGCCCCCACACCGTCCCCTCGTCGGAACTCCCCGCCTCGGACCACGGCCCCGCCGCTCCGAGTTTGCTTCCCGCTTTGCGTGATGCGGCGTCAGGCGCCAGTGCCAGCACCTGGTCCGCGGTCCAGCGCACCCCCTGCTGAGTCATGTCGTCGAAGGTAGATCCCACCACTGACAATCGGGTCCGCGAGCGCTTCCGGCAAGGCGTTTCCGCAGGTCAGAACGGATTGTCAGTGGTGTGGTGCAACGTTGGTGGCAGATCCGAACCGGCCGAGCTGGAGGGGGACTTCGCCATGACTGTGTCCGTTGGGCCGACGCCCGTCGAAGCGGGGGAGACGGAATCGGCCCAGGCATTGCGACCGCACGCCGAGGACGCCTTCGCCGGTGAACTCGCCGCGCTGGCCGCGCAGGACGACCGTCCGCGCCCGGCCCGCTGGAAGCTGTCGCCGTGGGCGGTCGCGACGTACCTGCTCGGCGGCACACTGCCGGACGGCACCGTGATCACACCGAAGTACATCGGCCCGCGCCGCATCGTCGAGGTCGCCGTCACGACGCTCGCCACCGACCGCGCCCTGCTCCTGCTCGGCGTGCCGGGCACGGCGAAGACGTGGGTGTCCGAGCACCTGGCCGCAGCGGTCAGCGGCGACTCCACGCTGCTGGTGCAGGGCACCGCCGGCACCCCGGAGGAGGCCATCCGCTACGGCTGGAACTACGCGCGGCTGCTCGCCCACGGCCCGAGCCGCGACGCCCTCGTGCCCAGCCCGGTCATGCGGGCCATGGCGGAGGGCATGACCGCCCGCGTCGAGGAGCTGACCCGCATCCCGGCCGACGTGCAGGACACGCTCATCACGATCCTGTCGGAGAAGACGCTGCCGATACCGGAGCTCGGGCAGGAGGTGCAGGCCGTCCGCGGCTTCAACCTGATCGCCACCGCCAACGACCGCGACCGCGGGGTCAACGACCTGTCCAGCGCCCTGCGCCGCCGTTTCAACACGGTCGTGCTGCCGCTGCCGGAGAGCCCCGACGCCGAGGTCGACATCGTCTCGCGCCGAGTCGACCAGATCGGCCGCTCCCTCGACCTGCCGGCCGCGCCCGAGGGCCTGGACGAGATCCGCCGGGTCGTCACGGTCTTCCGGGAGCTGCGCGACGGGGTCACGTCCGACGGCCGGACGAAGCTGAAGTCGCCCAGCGGCACGCTGTCCACGGCCGAGGCGATCTCCGTGGTCACCAACGGTCTCGCGCTGGCCGCCCACTTCGGCGACGGCGTGCTGCGGCCGGGCGATGTCGCCGCGGGCATCCTCGGCGCGGTGGTCCGCGACCCGGCGGCCGACCGCGTCATCTGGCAGGAGTACCTGGAGACCGTCGTCCGCGAGCGCGACGGCTGGAAGGACTTCTACCGGGCCTGCCGCGAGGTGAGCGTGTGAGCGACGCGGGGCGGGGGTCGGTCGCGGGGCCGGGACAGGGATGGGAGGGAACCAAGTGACGGCAGTGGAAAGGCCTGTGGGCCGGGCGGCCGAGGCGGGGCCGGTGCTGCTCGGGGTGCGGCATCACGGGCCGGGCTCGGCCCGGGCGGTGCGGGCGGCGCTGGAGGAGACCCGGCCCGGGGTCGTGCTGATCGAGGGGCCGCCCGAGGCGGACGCGCTGATCCCGCTCGCCGCCGACGAGGAGATGCGGCCGCCGGTCGCCCTGCTCGCCCATGCCGTGGACGAGCCCGGCCGCTCGGCGTTCTGGCCGCTGGCCGAGTTCTCCCCGGAGTGGGTCGCCCTCCGCTGGGCCGTGGAGCAGGGGATACCGGCCCGCTTCATCGACCTGCCCGCCGCGCACACCTTGGCCTGGGGGAGGCAGGAGGACGAGGCGGCAGGGGAGGGGGAGTCCCCCCTTGACGCGGAGACGGCGGACGGCGAGGGCGAGGGCGACGACGGCGCCGGCCCTGACACCGCCCCTGACACCGCCCCCGGCTCCGCCGACGTGCGGATCGACCCGCTCGGTGTGCTCGCCGAGACCGCGGGCTACGACGACCCGGAGCGGTGGTGGGAGGACGTGGTCGAGCACCGGGGCGCCGGGGAGGGGGACGCGCTCGCGCCGTTCACCGCGCTGGAGGAGGCCATGGGCGCCCTGCGGGAGACCTACGGCAGCGGGGGCCACGACCGGGACCTGGTGCGGGAGGCGTACATGCGGCTCCAGGTGCGGGCCGCGCAAAGGGAGTTCGAGGACGGCGTGGCCGTCGTCTGCGGCGCCTGGCACGTGCCCGCCCTGCGGCAGAGGACGACCGTCGCCGCCGACAAGGCGCTGCTCAAGGGGCTGCCCAAGGTCAAGACCGACATGACATGGGTGCCGTGGACCCACCGCAGGCTCTCCCGGACCAGCGGATACGGAGCCGGCATCGACTCGCCGGGCTGGTACGGGCACCTGTTCAGCGCCCCGGACCGGCCGGTGGAGCGGTGGATGACGAAGGTGGCGGGGCTGCTGCGCGAAGAGGACCGGATCGTCTCCTCCGCGCACGTCATCGAGGCGGTGCGGCTGGCCGAGACGCTCGCCGCGATGCGCGGGCGTCCGCTGCCCGGCCTGAGCGAGACGACCGACGCGGTGCGGGCGGTGATGTGCGAGGGCTCGGACGTGCCGCTGGCCCTGGTGCGGGACCGGCTGGTCGTGGGTGACGTGCTGGGGGAGGTGCCGTCGACGGCACCGGCGGTTCCGTTGCAGCGGGACCTCGCCCGGCTCCAGCGCAGGCTGCGGCTGAAGCCGGAGGCACTGGAGCGGGAGTTGGAGCTCGACCTCCGCAAGGAGACCGACTCGGCCCGCAGCAGGCTGCTGCACCGGCTGCGGCTGCTCGGCATCGCCTGGGGCGAACCGGCCGCCTCGCGAGGCAGCACGGGCACGTTCCGGGAGACGTGGCGGCTGCGCTGGGAGCCCGAGCTGTCCGTACGGGTGGCCGAGGCGGGGGTGTGGGGGACGACCGTACTGTCCGCCGCGACCGCCAAGGCCGAGGCGGACGCCGTCGCCGCGGAGGGCCTGGCCGACGTCACCGCACTCGCCGAGCGCTGCCTGCTGGCCGGACTGCCCGACGCGCTGCCGACCGTGATGCGGATCCTCGCCGACCGGGCGGCCCTCGACACGGACGTCGGCCACCTCGCCCAGGCGCTGCCGGCCCTGGTCCGCTCCCTGCGCTACGGCGATGTGCGCGGCACGGACACCGAAGCACTGGGGGAGGTCGCCGCCGGCCTGGCCGAGCGGGTCTTCGTCGGCCTGCCCCCGGCCTGCGCCGCGCTCGACGCCGACGCCGCCGAGGAGATGCGGCGCCACGTGGACGCGGTGCACGGAGCCGTCGCGCTCCTGGGTGACAGCCCGGCAGCGGGACACGGCCACCTGAGAGCGCGCTGGCAGTCGGTGCTGCGGGTGCTGGCCGGGCGGGACACCGTGCCCGGGGTGATCCGGGGGCGGGCCGTGCGGCTGCTGCTCGACGACGGGGAGCTGGCGCAGGACGAGGCGGCACGGCTCATGGGGCTCGTCCTGTCACCGGGCACGCCGCCCGCGGACGCGGCCGCGTGGATCGAGGGCTTCGTCGGAGGAGGCTCCGGCGGCGGGATGCTCCTGGTGCACGACGAAGGGCTGCTCGGGCTGGTCGACGCGTGGCTGACCGGCGTGCCGGCGGAGGCGTTCACGGACGTGCTGCCCTTGCTGCGGCGCACGTTCTCGGCGTACGAACCCGGGGTCCGCCGGACCCTCGGCGAACTGGTCCGGCGCGGACCCGGCGCCC
This genomic stretch from Streptomyces sp. Go-475 harbors:
- the pcrA gene encoding DNA helicase PcrA, whose amino-acid sequence is MSSLFDDSFLADLQAQRGPADEPPPPPEDDHAPESIPDDLFGGKFDVPPDRDAYYRDGAPRPVVDTAALLEGLNDNQRAAVVHSGSPLLIVAGAGSGKTRVLTHRIAHLLAERGVHPGQILAITFTNKAAGEMKERVEQLVGPRANAMWVMTFHSACVRILRRESKKLGFTSSFSIYDAADSKRLMALVCRDLDLDPKRFPPKSFSAKISNLKNELIDEEDFAAQASDGFEKTLAQAYAMYQSRLREANALDFDDLIMTTVNLLRAFPDVAEHYRRRFRHVLVDEYQDTNHAQYALVRELVGTTEHPVDVPPEAEIPPAELCVVGDADQSIYAFRGATIRNILQFEEDYPDATTILLEQNYRSTQTILSAANAVIERNESRRPKNLWTNAGTGAQITGYVADTEHDEAQFVADEIDRLTDAGEAKAGDVAVFYRTNAQSRVFEEVFIRVGLPYKVVGGVRFYERKEVRDVLAYLRVLANPEDSVPLRRILNVPKRGIGDRAEAMIDALAQREKISFPQALKRVDEAYGMAARSTNAVKRFNTLMEDLRTIVESGAGPATVLEAVLERTGYLAELQASTDPQDETRIENLQELAAVAMEFEQERGAEAETPGATATGGTLADFLEQVALVADSDQIPDEEDGDGVITLMTLHTAKGLEFPVVFLTGMEDGVFPHMRALGQTKELEEERRLAYVGITRARERLYLTRSTLRSAWGQPSYNPPSRFLEEIPAAHVEWKRTGATAPASSGPVSAVASSLSSSRSRSSASGASGFATRRAAEKPVVSLAVGDRVTHDQFGLGTVVAVKGTGANAEATIDFGDTKPKRLLLRYAPVEKL
- a CDS encoding M23 family metallopeptidase; the protein is MPVSCARETCRRLSCPRTAGYSRRTALAAPVVEAKEKLVNDRHPSGTMTPAPASDAASAHYASYGTQEAQYGDFTTYGDYGATGFDPGTDGSGFPATGHATASFATDPLFGDMPGSGQDTGTYDTGHWPTGGHENPHYDAYAAQHHAAYDTGVYDTTSWTAEQQPLSVIPPQATSPDSTGQWDAGAWLQPDQSGNPADQTQQWEWGTQAFDTGAYDATQWNTDGAAAAPASDGYEHHGESPDGYEHHGEPFDQRETATFEQVAYDESTGAAYHDPAADGGEPAATGELPTVTPLLDGQEEVAPAPGSRAASRAGSRSRRRTPPKRSALLTIAVPSACVMGVAGIAAASVGSLTDDGAAEAHTTAADAQPVKPAAANNKLDTQLQSLAAGADDFADRASRTQERIDLKAQQAAERKRAAEEAARKERLRPKFALPVAQHGLSAYYGQSGINWMSLHTGIDFPVSYGTTVMAATDGTVRTQWNSAYGNMMIVTAKDGTETWYCHLSTYTVPSGTTVKAGDPIARSGNSGNSTGPHLHFEVRPAGGSPIDPLPWLRSHGINPT
- a CDS encoding alpha/beta fold hydrolase, whose product is MKVTRAALPFLPLCQRLLPSRLAGLSMALLKATALEIAILAGHLLLYPSGITQERRTPVPPLPTGDGAAQLPSQAKPPVVLLHGFIDNRSVFVLLRRSLAQHGRQQIESLNYSPLTCDIRAAAALLGRHIEEVCERTGARQVDVVGHSLGGLIARYYVQRLGGDTRVRTLVTLGTPHSGTRVAPLADAHPIVRQMRPGSPVLEELTRPAPGCRTHFVSFWSDLDHVMDPLETARIDHPDLSAQNVRVTGIGHLALPVHPAVANGIRQVLDTARPGEPSAGRADGLTVA
- a CDS encoding cobalamin B12-binding domain-containing protein — its product is MGVAAGPIRVVVAKPGLDGHDRGAKVIARALRDAGMEVIYTGLHQTPEQIVDTAIQEDADAIGLSILSGAHNTLFAAVIELLKERDAEDILVFGGGIIPEADIPLLKEKGVAEIFTPGATTASIVDWVRANVRRQPAEA
- a CDS encoding DUF5691 domain-containing protein encodes the protein MTRTSAPVDAPVTGAWEGLVTTALLGTDRRTPPGTAPGPDAPAALLDAAAVETVRRRAGLRPARAAERPQPAPEDPRPPLPQAAARRLAMLLADRPGASGGGRRGTAPDVMELLPQWLATANARGFAPPPQLLPALLDAARGRTDLRPAALEFAGPRALWLARLNPDWRFALRSTPGGGASLPHLEDDDRVQRLWQEGLFAERVALLSALRSREPAAARALLETTWATERAEDRLMFLDSLRTALTPDDEPFLEQALADRSRNVRATAAELLSALPGSALAARMAVRAAACVAIDHAHSTGTAQDRGTPGTVHAPTPTIVVEAPHECDPGMERDGVVAKAPAGRGERSWWFGQLVEAAPLGTWSRRLGGRTPGEIVALPVADDWRGELHAAWCRAAVRQRDAAWARALLGEPSAPEAGGPGAVSLAERAKLLGTLGAAERAEWVAGFIATHGLSEAFQLLGVCAVPWAPPLGRAVVDALNIARDAGSYPWSFSGVMGLAERCLDPSESGRLDALLAVPDEAENASPGAGGYWAEAFQRLVTTLRLRAAMTEELSAP
- a CDS encoding SWIM zinc finger family protein, which codes for MTQQGVRWTADQVLALAPDAASRKAGSKLGAAGPWSEAGSSDEGTVWGLCKGSGSKPYQTVVDLADASGPAYKCSCPSRKFPCKHALGLLLLWAGGDGAVPTAEAPEWAAQWTAGRRRRAEEKKAGEGPGTPSASADPDAARRRAERRAERVTAGAVELEQRLTDLLRGGLASAEQSGYGLWEETAARMVDAQAQGLAARVRELGAIPSTGPGWPVRLLEECALLHLLGQGWLRRERLPDGLAATVRARIGLPASADGPPVRDSWLVLAQYDTTDPRLTTRRIWLYGADSHRTVLLLSYGAAGRAPELALPVGLSLEAEVSAYPGAGQPRVALGEQFAPPAPAAIRPPGLTTSQAAARYGDALRDDPWLESVPVTLDRVVPTPDGDSWQLADADEDAALPLTPAARSRPGLWRLVALSGGAPVRVFGECGHQGFTPLTAWPEGPGDAITLC
- a CDS encoding AAA family ATPase; translation: MTVSVGPTPVEAGETESAQALRPHAEDAFAGELAALAAQDDRPRPARWKLSPWAVATYLLGGTLPDGTVITPKYIGPRRIVEVAVTTLATDRALLLLGVPGTAKTWVSEHLAAAVSGDSTLLVQGTAGTPEEAIRYGWNYARLLAHGPSRDALVPSPVMRAMAEGMTARVEELTRIPADVQDTLITILSEKTLPIPELGQEVQAVRGFNLIATANDRDRGVNDLSSALRRRFNTVVLPLPESPDAEVDIVSRRVDQIGRSLDLPAAPEGLDEIRRVVTVFRELRDGVTSDGRTKLKSPSGTLSTAEAISVVTNGLALAAHFGDGVLRPGDVAAGILGAVVRDPAADRVIWQEYLETVVRERDGWKDFYRACREVSV